Genomic DNA from Deltaproteobacteria bacterium HGW-Deltaproteobacteria-18:
GCCATTATGGTCACAAAAATGACCGCAGCACCCATTCCGATGGAGACGCTCTTCTCTTTGGAACAACCGAGATAAGGACAGTTACCCAGGTATTGTGCCAATACGATGTTGTTTACGAAAATAGCCGAGATGAAAAGCAGAAAAGTATCCATAGCCGTCGCTCCCTATTTTAGCCCTTGGCTGCTTCAAGCCGTTCCAGCTTTTTTTGGTTGACGATTTTTTCCAGGCCCTTGCAGGCAGCGCACCCGGAACAACCAGCATCAAAATTGGGATCCAGTTCAACGCCTTTGCGCTTGGCCTGCCAAACATTGAGATGATTCATTCCGGCCAGAATCAGCCCGAGGCAAACGAAAGCGCCCGGAGCTTGAACCATGAACGTGAAGGGCTGAAAATCCGGTCCGAAAAGCGACATGCCGAACAATGTGCCCGAACCGAAAATTTCACGAAGACTACCAAGAAAAGTGAGTGACAGCGTGAAGCCAATCCCCATGCCAAGCCCGTCAGCCAAAGCGAGGAGAGGAGGATTTTTTGCTGCAAAAGCCTCGGCGCGACCGAGAATGATGCAGTTTACGACAATAAGAGGAACAAAGATGCCCAACTGCTGATAAAGCGGATAGGCGAATGCCTGCATAAGCATTTCAACAGTGACGACCAGAGATGCCGCGATGGCAATGAAGCAAACAATGCGGACTTTCTTAGGAATAATATTTCGCACAAGCGAAATGATGACGTTTGAAAGCGAAAGGACAAAAATAACCGCAGCCCCCATGCCCAACCCGTTATTGGCAGTGGTCGTCACTGCAAGGACAGGACAGAGGCCCAGCACCAGGCGGAACGGTGGAAGTTCATTCCAGAGTCCTTTGGTGAATTCTTTCATCAAACTGGCCATGAAAAATCTCCTTGGGATGATTAACCGCCGGTTACCAGGTGGTCTTGATCGTATCCTTGAGGGCTGCATACCAACTTGCAGCCTGCTTCACCGCGTCAGCGGCGCCAATGGATGAAAACGTCGCGCCGGAAATAGCATCAATATCGCCACCATCCTTTTTCAGCATGGCTTTTGCGGGATCCTTGGCCTTGAACTGCTTTGTAAAGGCTGGCTCCTGAATACGCGAACCAAGCCCCGGCGTTTCCTTATGGGTTGTCACGCTGATCCCGACGAGATTATCCGCTGCAACGTCAAATCCAACGATCACGTTCACGTCGCCGCCATAACCTTTCCCGGCCGCTTCCATGGCAACGGCCTGTAATTTGCCACCCTTCAGGGAGGGGAAGACGATAATGGTTTCGTTTTCATTCCCCGGCATGGGCAATTTCTTGCGATCGGCAATGGGATCATTGTCGCCCTGCAAGAAAATCTCCCTCAAAGCCGGGCCCTGGACATTGGTCAGAACCTGTTCCTCGATGATGGGAGTAGTCCAGACCTTGAGCCCGGACAGGACGAAACCCGCAAGACCGGTGATGGCGGAAAGCACAACCACCATTCGTACAATTTCCATCATACCGTGCTACCTCCCGCCGAAGGGCTTGGGTTGGATAAGATCAAAAAGCGGCGTGCAGAGATTTGCCAGCAGAATCGCAAAGGGGACGCCATCTGGATAGATGCCATACGTACGGATGATGATCACCATCACGCCGCCAAAAAAACCAAACAACAACATGGGCAAGCGCCACGTAGGGGAGGAAGACGGATAAGGCATCAGGAAAAATGCCGCCAGCAGAGTGCTTCCGGAAAGCAGGTGAAAGATCGGAGACGCGTAAAGCTGGGGATCGATGAAATTGTAAACAAAACCAGCCACCAG
This window encodes:
- a CDS encoding electron transporter RnfG, whose product is MMEIVRMVVVLSAITGLAGFVLSGLKVWTTPIIEEQVLTNVQGPALREIFLQGDNDPIADRKKLPMPGNENETIIVFPSLKGGKLQAVAMEAAGKGYGGDVNVIVGFDVAADNLVGISVTTHKETPGLGSRIQEPAFTKQFKAKDPAKAMLKKDGGDIDAISGATFSSIGAADAVKQAASWYAALKDTIKTTW
- a CDS encoding electron transport complex subunit RsxE, whose translation is MASLMKEFTKGLWNELPPFRLVLGLCPVLAVTTTANNGLGMGAAVIFVLSLSNVIISLVRNIIPKKVRIVCFIAIAASLVVTVEMLMQAFAYPLYQQLGIFVPLIVVNCIILGRAEAFAAKNPPLLALADGLGMGIGFTLSLTFLGSLREIFGSGTLFGMSLFGPDFQPFTFMVQAPGAFVCLGLILAGMNHLNVWQAKRKGVELDPNFDAGCSGCAACKGLEKIVNQKKLERLEAAKG